The Paenibacillus amylolyticus genome contains the following window.
GTACATTAGGCAGATTAACCGCCTGTGTTACTTTGAAAGTGACTGGTACCATGAGATCTGCTGTCAACGTAACGGTAGCTGTATATGTTCCTGCGGGCAATCCGTCCTTGGCATGGAGAGTGAACTCTGTCTGATCCCCAGCGATCAATTCAGTATCCGGCTGCGTAATAACAAAGGCATCCGAATCATGCCCGCTCAGAGAGGCAGATAAATGAACCAGATTTCCTGTTCCCGTATGCTGAATGGACACGGTGTTCGTTTCCTGGGTACCAGATTCATAATCGAGCATGAGCGGTTCCAATGTGCGATCTTCAATCGGAGCAATCGTATACGTTGGAGCCGCTGTCACCGTGAGAACCATGCTGCCTTTTTTGCTGATATCTGCTGTGGAGGTCGCGTAAATGGTATATTCTCCTGGCTCAGCGTCGGCTTCTACCGTAACATAACCAGCATCGCTGACCTTCACCTTGTTGGTTGCATCGCTACTGCTCCACGTCACCGTTACATCGGCTCCGCCTACGGTATCTACCGTTGCCGTCAGTTGTCTGCTCTCTCCCTGCATAAGACTGTCCGTCATCGGGTTAACCGTGACGCTGTTCACAGCCGGTGCATACGTCACCTTAATGGTTGCCGTTGCAACCTTGGTTAGATCGTACGCGGATGTCGCTGTAATCACATAGTCCCCTGGCACGGCATCGGAAGCAACGCTAACCTTCCCCGTGCTGCTTACGGTTACCTTGTTGCTGGAATCGTTGCTCGCCCACATCACGGAAGAATCAGCTCCACCTACCGCAGTTACCGTCGCAATGAGTTGCTCGCTTTCTCCTTGTGCGACATTAACATTTTCCGGATTGACAGTGATATTGTGAATAGCTGGCGCATACATCACTGTAACGGTTGCCCTTCCCGTCTTGCTGCTGTCTTCAATCGATGTAGCTGTTATCGTATAGTCCCCTGGTACAGCATCTACTGCAGCCGTTACGAAGCCGGTATCACTTACAGAGACTTTGCCGGTTAGATCACTGCTGCTCCATGTTACCTCCGTCGAAGCTCCACCAACTGCCTCAACGATTGCCTCTAACTGTGTACCATCTCCTTGCACGATGCTTGCTGGATCAGGCGAAACGATAACTCCGTTTACTGCTGGTGCATACGTCACCGTAATGTTTGCTGTACCCACCTTACTGCTGTCTACCGTCGAAGTTGCCGTAATCGTGTAGTTCCCTGGCACAGCGTCTGCTGCAACCGTCACGAAGCCGGTATCACTTACCTCAACCTTGTGATCCGTATCACTACTGGCCCATGTCACCGTTGCTCCCGCCCCACCTACAGCGTTTACCGTTGCGACCAGTTGTCTGCTCTCTCCTTGCATCAAACTGTCGGTATCTGGGCTAACACTAACGCTATTAACCGCTGGTGCATAGGTGACCGTAATGACCGCTGATTCTCTCTTTCCCGTATCATAAGTGGAAGATGCTGTAATGGTATAGTCACCCGGTTCAGCATCCGATGCCACACTAACCTTCCCCGCTGCATCTACCGTTACTTTGTTACTGAGATCACTGCTATGCCAGCTTACCGTGTCTGGCGCTCCACCCACGGCTACTACCGTTGCCGTTAACTGGGTGCTCCCCCCTGCATCAGGCTATCCGTACTTGGATTAACGGTTATGCTCTGAACTGCCGGTGCATATGTCACCGTAACGGTTGATGTTGCTGTCTTGGTACTATCGAACGTGGAAGTCGCCGTGATGATGTAATTACCTGGTGTTGCGTCCCGTGCAACCGTAACTAAGCCCGTAGCATTAATTGCGACCTTGTTCGTTGCATCACTACTGCTCCATGTCACCGTCGTTGGCGCCTCTCCTACGGCGTTAACAGCAGCCGATAGTTGTCTGCTACCACCCTGCATTGTACTTGTCGTGATTGGGCTCACAGTTACACTAGTGACGCTTGGTGGAGGCGGCGGCGTAAACTGTGCTGCTCTAATATTTACTACTGTTCTGTCATTCTCGTCCCACACCGCATACAGCGCGCCATTCATTGCTGTTATGGCAGGATTCCTGGCGGTTTTAGTTCCAAATACATTTAGTCCACCATTTCTTCCATTTTCGGCTAGGACCCATCCATTGCCGTTATACTTTTTCACGCGGATTTTTAGAATGGGAACTCCGTTCACCCATTCATTTGAATTTTCAGACCAAATGGCATATAACTCATTATTCAAACTCGCTAACTGAACCTCAAATGCGCGCAAACCTATATTTACATTGATTCCGTATTCGCCATCACCATCAATATTAGTCCAGGTCGTGCCGTCGAATTTCTTAACACGAATTTGATCATCCGTGCTATATTGACCCCACGAGCTTCCACCCATGCAACGTACAATTGATCATTCATAACACTTAAGACCGGGGTTATTGCGTTGTTCCAACTAACCTTGTTCAATCCAGCTCCACCATCTACTACTGTCCAATTGTTGCCATCATACTTCTTAGCACGCACCGTATTGAAACCGTTACTCACTTTTTCAGACCATAGTGCATATAAATCATCACCATATACAGCCATGACTGGACTACCTGCCCCACTACCTGGACTCACATTCAACCCATCTACTCCACCGCCATCGAGGCTTGTCCAAGTCGTACCATTGAATTTTTTGGCACGAATCTTAGCTGCTTCTTGCCACATTGCATACAACTCGCCTTTATATGCAGTCAATTTTGGACTTAATGCTGTGATGGAAGGATTTTCATTGATCCCGGCAGGGTTTCCCCCTTCGGCATTTGTCCAGCTCGTACCATCATATTTTTTGACCCGAACTTGTGCAGTATAAGAAGCATTTCTCTCTAACCAAGTCACATACAGCGCATTGTCATAAACAGCTAGTGCTGGAGACTCAACATCTCTGATGACATCGTAATTTATACCATATGTTGGGTGCCCCCATCAACACTAACCCAATTTGAGCCGTTAAACTTTTTAACTCTGATCTGGCCAACCGTAGGTGTACTTTGAATGGTTTCTCGCCATGCCACATATATCTCACCATTCCATTCCACTATGGCAGGTTTTTCGCCCCTCATGGCTGAATTCACATTGATGCCAGTTGCTCCATTCCCATCAATGATCGACCAGCCAGATGCCGCCGAAGTGACGCCGCCTCCAATCACCAGGGATGGTATAAATAGAATGATGGCTAGAAACAGATGTGCCATTCTTCGAAAATTTCCTTTTTTCTTACTTGCTCCCCCACTGAAAGCATGACATGTCTCCCCCTCTGCAATATCAAATCAAATACATTCTTCTCAGCATAACGGGGCACACCTTAAAAAAACCTTAAAAAATGCTGTTATTCGACTTTATTCGACGACATTAACTTTACCTATCCAACCAATTCACATTTTCAGTTAACTCACAATCAAATAAATACAAAAAGAGCCCCATCGCAAGTACGATAGGGCCCATTGCTATAACACATGTTCTCTTAAGACAGCACATTCGGAATACGAAAGGAAACGCTTGTTCCACGCCCCAGCTCACTCGTTAGCACCAGTGAAGTGCCGTATTCAAATCTCAATCGCTTATCGATATTTCGTAAACCAACTCCTTGTTGGACGGTCGATTCGCTATGTTTAAGTAATATCTTCATACGTTCGGGAGGAATTCCGACTCCGTCATCGGATACAACAAATAACCAATCCTCTTCTGATCTCTCCACTATCAATTTCACTGTCCCGCCTTCAATTCGATCTCCGATGCCGTGGCGAATCGCATTTTCGATCAACGGCTGAAGCAGCAACGGCGGTATTTGTAGACGATAAGCTTCTTCAGGAATATCATATTGGAAGCAGATACGGTCTCTAAATCTGGCCTGCTCAATCTGCACATAGGTTTGAATAAGTTTGAATTCCTCATCAAGTTCGATACGTTTATCCGAATTGCTGAACCGAAAGCTCCCTCGCAAATAATCAGCCAACGCGATGATCATGTTCCGCGCACGCTCCACATCTGTATAGCTGGAGGCAACGATACTATTAAGAACATTATATAGAAAATGCGGCTTGATCTGCGATTGAAGGAACGCCACCTCCATATAAACTGCACGTCCCAGTGATTCCTTCATCGCAAGCAAACTTCCGATTCGAGCTTTCAATTCTTCCAAATCAAACGGTTTGGGCAAATAGTCGTTTGCTCCAACCTGATATGCAGCCACCTTATCCTGAGGCTGAATTGCCGCAGTAACCATAAGCACCGGTAACTCCAAGAGTGAATAGCGCTTGCGAATTTCCTGGCATACTTCATATCCGGACATGCCTGGCATCATGAGATCCAGAATGACAAGATCGATTCTGCCCGGTTCCTCGATCTGACGAAGTGCTTCGTATCCGTCTTTGACCGCGATGATTCGATAGTCATGGGATTGTAGTGTATCCAGCAAGACCTTCAGGTTCACATACTGATCGTCAACGATCAAAATCGTGCGCTTGCCCTCGGCATTCGCAATATACGGTGTAGGAAACGAATACTCGTTTTCCAAAGGTTGAATGTAGGATAAAGATGAATGTTCAAGGGCGGCTATATTCTCCTTATTTGACGTTGCCTTCTCCAGCGTAAACATGAATGTCGTCCCTACATCCAGCGTGGAGCTCACGGATAGTGTTCCTCCTTGCAGATGGATCAGCTGCTTTGCAATAGACAACCCAAGGCCGGAGCCGCGTTGGCTTATTCCTTCTATCGATTTGAACGGCTCAAAGATATGCGGCATATCCTCCGGATGAATACCCGCTCCCGTATCCTGTACTTCGAATTGCAACAGCCCTCCTTGTTCCTTCCCGGCAACAATAATTGTTCCGTTCTCTGTA
Protein-coding sequences here:
- a CDS encoding Ig-like domain-containing protein — translated: MNNELYAIWSENSNEWVNGVPILKIRVKKYNGNGWVLAENGRNGGLNVFGTKTARNPAITAMNGALYAVWDENDRTVVNIRAAQFTPPPPPSVTSVTVSPITTSTMQGGSRQLSAAVNAVGEAPTTVTWSSSDATNKVAINATGLVTVARDATPGNYIITATSTFDSTKTATSTVTVTYAPAVQSITVNPSTDSLMQGGAPS